The following proteins are encoded in a genomic region of Tigriopus californicus strain San Diego chromosome 6, Tcal_SD_v2.1, whole genome shotgun sequence:
- the LOC131882181 gene encoding uncharacterized protein LOC131882181 encodes MVERSIRKIWRQMLTMSIFGRVIQTEQESDFRLFQALGKAHVGHAQSGQPGAMVEYNRCCHALSAKQWELWSRHEKLIPDFVQFMVQFMNNANLHQVMEVFTSKKTREVREENEKHLDVSFVVALSIDVFTFGLDLFMECVNDCLWYLAQDQDLQTRTQIEIDGIYADLWDSQKCPNFEDLEGMQAIEHIIEDVFLRNAKEQMLIRFAVKVFKFKQNQLIIPKGQEVRMALSLAKQAFPRHDIDKPVASNSVSRYLDPLSLALVKMTKATLMIVCRQFRFHPKNPEKDLLKGDRDTLRAELRMTPRSRKRKIGVVTSPLLQKSGL; translated from the exons ATGGTGGAACGGTCCATTCGGAAGATATGGCGCCAAATGCTGAccatgtccatttttggcCGAGTGATCCAAACTGAACAAGAGAGCGACTTTCGCTTGTTCCAGGCCCTTGGTAAAGCCCATGTCGGACAtgctcaatctggtcaacccGGTGCCATGGTTGAGTACAATAGGTGCTGTCATGCTTTGTCTGCTAAGCAGTGGGAGCTTTGGTCCCGGCATGAGAAGCTCATTCCCGACTTTGTTCAGTTCATGGTACAATTCATGAACAATGCCAACCTTCATCAAG TCATGGAGGTGTTCACGTCCAAGAAAACTAGAGAAGTACgcgaggagaatgaaaagcaTTTGGATGTGAGTTTTGTGGTCGCATTATCCATTGATGTCTTCACCTTTGGTCTGGACCTATTCATGGAATGTGTCAATGATTGCCTTTGGTATTTAGCCCAGGACCAAGACCTGCAGACCAGAACTCAG ATAGAAATTGATGGGATTTATGCCGACCTATGGGACAGTCAGAAGTGTCCAAATTTCGAGGATTTGGAGGGCATGCAAGCCATCGAGCACATCATCGAAGACGTATTCTTGCGAAACGCCAAAGAGCAAATGCTAATTCGATTTGCtgtcaaagttttcaaattcaagcaaaatCAACTCATCATCCCTAAAGGTCAAGAGGTCAGAATGGCCCTGTCGTTGGCTAAGCAAGCGTTTCCCAGACACGACATAGACAAACCTGTGGCGTCTAACTCTGTCAGCAG ATATTTGGATCCTCTCAGTCTAGCCTTGGTCAAAATGACCAAAGCCACCTTGATGATCGTTTGCCGACAGTTCCGGTTTCATCCTAAAAACCCGGAAAAAGATTTACTTAAGGGTGACCGTGATACGCTGAGAGCCGAACTAAGAATGACGCCAAGatcaagaaagagaaaaattggaGTCGTCACTTCGCctttgttacaaaaaagtgGCCTCTAA